Proteins encoded by one window of Sphaerochaeta sp.:
- the rpmA gene encoding 50S ribosomal protein L27, producing MAHKKGGGSSRNGRDSNSQRLGVKRFGGQVVKAGEIIVRQHGTKFHPGRNVGMGTDYTIFAKVPGTVLFHQRMNRTYISIQPVEAPAQAAPAAEQGK from the coding sequence ATGGCACATAAGAAAGGTGGCGGAAGCTCCAGAAATGGTCGTGATTCCAATTCCCAGCGACTCGGCGTGAAGCGCTTTGGCGGTCAGGTCGTCAAGGCGGGTGAGATCATCGTTCGCCAGCATGGAACCAAATTCCATCCCGGACGCAATGTCGGCATGGGCACGGACTACACGATTTTCGCGAAGGTTCCCGGTACGGTGCTGTTCCATCAGCGGATGAACCGCACCTACATCAGCATCCAGCCCGTCGAAGCGCCTGCACAAGCAGCGCCTGCCGCCGAGCAGGGCAAGTAA
- the rplU gene encoding 50S ribosomal protein L21, producing the protein MYALVEILGKQYKAIEGETIQIDHINLDKKAGDQLEYTSVLAIVDENNAKFGTPYVEGAKVQASYVGDKLGDKVRVFKYERRKGYRRTQGHREQYSLIKIDHVIA; encoded by the coding sequence ATGTACGCACTTGTAGAGATTCTCGGAAAGCAGTACAAGGCCATCGAAGGTGAAACCATTCAGATCGATCACATCAATCTGGATAAGAAAGCCGGAGACCAGCTGGAGTACACTTCTGTCCTCGCCATCGTAGACGAGAACAACGCCAAGTTCGGGACTCCGTACGTGGAAGGCGCCAAAGTGCAGGCTTCCTACGTCGGCGACAAGCTTGGCGATAAGGTACGTGTGTTCAAGTATGAACGCCGTAAGGGGTATCGCAGGACGCAGGGACACCGCGAGCAATATTCACTGATCAAGATTGATCACGTGATCGCATAA
- a CDS encoding TetR/AcrR family transcriptional regulator, whose product MSPQQTNQQITLLALQIASERGLDNLSLSDLAEAAGIRKATLYSHFVSKEALVDAMYHLIDSFSGAESVSLSGEAETVLQTTVRHWVAAYTTTPMRWAWRVVFQMRFTDPRAASRARAIHNMFLAQTQAVLETLSDTGRLDIPDLDLATTLFASAAESFIDEENITENDQEDWQLSRMVSRFCRTFMPRQ is encoded by the coding sequence ATGAGCCCCCAACAGACCAACCAGCAAATCACCCTGCTTGCCCTCCAGATCGCCTCCGAACGGGGGTTGGACAACCTCTCTCTTTCCGACCTTGCGGAAGCCGCGGGCATCAGGAAAGCGACACTGTACAGCCATTTCGTCAGCAAGGAAGCGTTGGTGGACGCAATGTACCACCTCATCGACTCCTTCTCCGGAGCGGAATCCGTAAGCTTGTCCGGAGAAGCAGAGACGGTATTGCAGACGACGGTCCGCCATTGGGTGGCCGCCTACACCACCACCCCGATGCGTTGGGCATGGCGGGTGGTGTTCCAGATGCGGTTCACCGACCCACGGGCCGCCTCACGCGCCCGAGCCATCCACAACATGTTCCTGGCTCAGACCCAGGCGGTACTGGAGACGCTCTCCGACACGGGAAGACTGGACATCCCTGACCTCGACCTAGCCACCACGCTGTTCGCCAGCGCGGCAGAAAGCTTCATTGATGAGGAGAACATCACGGAAAACGATCAGGAAGACTGGCAACTATCCCGCATGGTCAGCAGGTTCTGCCGGACCTTCATGCCACGACAATGA
- a CDS encoding carbohydrate ABC transporter permease gives MGKRLTKREYVFIAVMWCLAICSLYPFVMMVVIGFRPAGLAYRPLFTPVKPVLDSYRQVLGNRYFGAWYRNTAITVCVTIVLRLLVTFPAAYALSRLRFRGRRLIMGGLMTTLMVPGETTMVPRYLFFRQMHLLDSLWVIILPEVSEVLYLMVLTEFFHQIPEDFSEAATIDGAWHGTILTRIFLPLSGPSITTVVLFSFINIWNNFLDPYLFINTVGNQLVTPALKYFQEHGGANIPMQLAGATLAVMPVVFLFVFTQKYFVAGVSASGIKG, from the coding sequence ATGGGAAAAAGACTGACAAAACGGGAATATGTGTTCATTGCGGTGATGTGGTGTCTGGCCATCTGCTCTTTGTATCCGTTTGTCATGATGGTCGTGATCGGGTTCCGTCCGGCAGGACTGGCGTACCGTCCTTTGTTCACTCCGGTGAAACCGGTGCTGGACAGCTATCGTCAGGTTTTGGGCAATCGGTATTTTGGCGCGTGGTATCGCAATACGGCCATCACGGTGTGTGTGACGATTGTCCTGCGGTTGCTGGTTACGTTTCCCGCGGCGTATGCGCTGAGCCGGTTACGTTTCCGCGGGAGGCGGCTGATCATGGGGGGGCTGATGACCACTCTGATGGTGCCGGGAGAAACCACGATGGTTCCTCGGTATCTGTTTTTCCGACAGATGCACCTGTTGGATTCCCTGTGGGTCATCATTCTCCCGGAAGTAAGCGAGGTATTGTATCTGATGGTGCTCACCGAATTCTTTCATCAGATTCCTGAAGACTTTTCAGAAGCCGCGACGATTGATGGAGCCTGGCATGGTACCATTCTCACCAGGATTTTTCTTCCATTGTCCGGGCCGTCCATCACCACGGTGGTGCTTTTCAGTTTCATCAATATCTGGAACAACTTCCTGGATCCGTATTTGTTCATCAATACCGTCGGGAATCAGTTGGTTACCCCCGCATTGAAATATTTTCAGGAGCATGGAGGAGCAAACATTCCCATGCAATTGGCAGGCGCGACGCTTGCCGTCATGCCCGTCGTCTTTCTTTTTGTGTTTACCCAAAAGTATTTCGTTGCCGGCGTTTCCGCGTCCGGCATCAAAGGATAA
- a CDS encoding sugar ABC transporter permease — protein MDRRCKGEERTAWLFITPFLVMFAIFKLYPILYGFLVSFWNRNAASRMMDRSFVGLANYLKVLQSASFWAAFGRSLEFSLVYTVTIMVLGVMLAVLLNRRFPGRTFVRTCWYIPYVTNMIAIGIVFRYLLNPSKGPVNALWRVFGTSGPQWLNDPHLALPVSAVIGAWVALAFTIITILAGLQDIPKEWYEVADLEGATFWQRLVYVTLPALVPTLFLMLTIAIINSFRSYTTIVGLTNGGPGTASMVLSLQIYNDAFLYQKFSIASAEGVLFTAFIVLINQMVVFGRGRWEKD, from the coding sequence ATGGATCGTCGTTGCAAAGGCGAGGAACGGACGGCGTGGTTGTTCATCACGCCGTTCCTCGTCATGTTCGCCATCTTCAAACTCTATCCCATCCTCTATGGTTTCTTGGTGAGCTTTTGGAACAGGAACGCCGCTTCGAGGATGATGGATCGTTCCTTTGTCGGTTTGGCGAACTATCTGAAAGTGTTGCAGAGCGCTTCGTTTTGGGCTGCGTTCGGACGTTCCCTGGAGTTCTCATTGGTGTATACCGTTACCATCATGGTGCTTGGTGTAATGTTGGCGGTGCTCCTCAACCGACGTTTCCCTGGCAGAACATTTGTCCGCACCTGCTGGTACATTCCGTATGTCACCAACATGATCGCCATTGGAATCGTCTTCCGGTATCTGCTCAATCCGTCCAAAGGCCCGGTCAATGCCCTGTGGCGGGTGTTTGGAACTTCCGGGCCGCAATGGCTGAACGATCCCCATCTGGCGCTGCCCGTTTCCGCCGTAATCGGCGCTTGGGTGGCGCTTGCGTTCACCATCATCACGATTCTCGCGGGATTGCAGGATATTCCGAAAGAATGGTATGAGGTAGCGGATTTGGAAGGAGCGACGTTTTGGCAGCGTTTGGTCTATGTAACCTTGCCTGCATTGGTTCCAACGCTCTTCTTGATGCTTACCATTGCGATTATCAATTCCTTCCGCAGTTATACCACCATTGTCGGGTTGACCAACGGAGGTCCCGGGACGGCTTCAATGGTGCTTTCCCTTCAGATTTATAATGATGCGTTCCTGTATCAAAAATTTTCCATTGCGTCTGCAGAAGGTGTTTTGTTCACCGCTTTCATTGTGCTGATCAACCAGATGGTGGTGTTTGGGAGGGGACGATGGGAAAAAGACTGA
- a CDS encoding extracellular solute-binding protein, which yields MKRNLLIAVVTFFATAMAFPAGSKESGNTQRVVTTVCRASYANEAWYTKMNADFEAETGIHVDVTPTPGNDDDHDAKVNIDLLAGGTVDVVESLGAKNYTIRNEGGFFMPLSKLVAGSGVDAETLWGVNLPKNAQGEYYGIPFKQEMWCVYYNKDLFDAAGVPYPSGSWTWDDYIATAKKLTDATKGVYGSFMQADTQYMYLPARQKNVPFYKVDGTSNFDDPAFAEAITWYKKLASVQGIQMSVSDLNAEGASWNYYALAGDHLAMFPQGNWFVRLLNSQKDYPRSWKYGVTQLPSTGADGNNNLVSQAYVSINKNAAHPQEALTYMLWVAQNQWRYEGGIPALATLTPEQQNAAFSAVASASDGQVTVSNLYDAMLDNGMGSR from the coding sequence ATGAAACGGAACCTGTTGATTGCTGTCGTGACGTTTTTCGCAACCGCTATGGCCTTTCCCGCTGGTTCGAAGGAATCGGGAAACACCCAGCGTGTGGTGACGACTGTTTGCCGCGCATCATACGCCAATGAGGCATGGTACACCAAAATGAATGCCGATTTTGAAGCGGAAACGGGAATTCATGTCGATGTGACGCCTACCCCGGGAAATGATGATGATCATGACGCAAAGGTGAACATCGATCTCCTTGCCGGTGGAACGGTGGATGTTGTGGAATCCTTGGGAGCAAAAAACTACACCATCCGGAATGAAGGTGGATTTTTTATGCCTTTGAGCAAACTGGTTGCGGGATCTGGTGTTGATGCAGAGACGCTCTGGGGTGTGAATCTTCCCAAGAACGCACAAGGCGAGTATTACGGGATTCCGTTCAAACAGGAAATGTGGTGCGTCTACTACAACAAGGATCTGTTTGACGCGGCCGGGGTCCCCTATCCCTCTGGTTCGTGGACATGGGACGATTACATCGCCACGGCGAAGAAATTGACGGATGCTACCAAGGGTGTGTATGGTTCCTTCATGCAGGCTGATACCCAATACATGTATCTTCCTGCCCGTCAGAAAAACGTGCCGTTCTACAAAGTGGACGGAACCTCAAATTTCGATGATCCCGCGTTTGCTGAAGCGATTACGTGGTACAAGAAACTTGCCTCGGTGCAGGGAATCCAGATGTCAGTTTCGGATCTGAATGCAGAAGGCGCCAGCTGGAACTATTACGCGTTGGCTGGCGATCATCTGGCGATGTTCCCCCAGGGAAACTGGTTCGTCCGGTTGCTGAACAGCCAGAAGGATTATCCCCGTTCCTGGAAGTATGGCGTCACGCAGTTGCCAAGTACCGGTGCGGATGGCAACAACAATCTGGTGTCCCAAGCATATGTTTCCATCAACAAGAATGCGGCCCATCCCCAGGAGGCGTTGACCTATATGCTGTGGGTCGCGCAGAACCAATGGCGGTATGAGGGCGGAATCCCCGCGCTCGCGACGCTTACGCCGGAGCAGCAGAACGCCGCGTTCTCTGCTGTTGCGTCTGCCTCTGACGGACAGGTGACGGTTTCAAACCTGTATGACGCCATGCTTGACAACGGCATGGGGAGTCGTTGA
- a CDS encoding AraC family transcriptional regulator, whose protein sequence is MISPDFLLQRGNHLVSGQPTDSLAFLPRVVCVCHGHLLRINHHCCFVWFLFSRKRERAKHLNLSHSFFFSSKTMMTYHVCMKFIREIVHEPKRYDKRHLTSAAINAPTFAMARIKQGGYGILDETFWVQRTPQRGFHVIVLTLSGKGRYYMEDGTVLTSAPGQAFISNAMGQGHREETIGPAPWEMIWLTIWKEETPDFLPHCQDYEIIPFTNGPLLKTLFLSLMKEEVYSDTRSPQAVDLFEQLFLLYLERALGVTEALDIRYNRSRILPLWESVTSRIGEPWSVPDLCKEAGISRPHLSRLCLALYQKGPGEMVRSLKMDQAKQLLINSSMTIKEIANLIGYSSAANFTTAFTHVVGMSPKTYRTHMTQNGERMSEVTSSPETAPR, encoded by the coding sequence ATGATTTCTCCGGATTTCCTTTTGCAACGCGGAAATCACCTCGTCAGCGGCCAGCCCACTGATAGTCTTGCATTTCTGCCACGGGTCGTATGCGTATGCCATGGACACCTCCTACGTATCAACCATCATTGTTGTTTTGTATGGTTCCTTTTCTCGAGAAAAAGGGAAAGGGCAAAACATTTGAATTTGTCTCATTCTTTTTTCTTTTCAAGCAAGACGATGATGACATACCATGTTTGCATGAAATTCATACGGGAAATCGTGCATGAACCGAAACGATACGACAAACGGCATTTGACGTCCGCCGCCATCAACGCGCCAACCTTTGCCATGGCGCGGATCAAACAAGGGGGATATGGGATTCTTGATGAAACCTTCTGGGTGCAACGCACTCCTCAACGTGGGTTTCATGTCATCGTTCTGACACTTTCCGGAAAAGGAAGATACTATATGGAGGACGGAACCGTGTTGACATCCGCTCCAGGACAAGCCTTCATCAGCAACGCCATGGGTCAAGGACATCGGGAAGAAACCATTGGACCGGCACCTTGGGAAATGATCTGGCTGACCATTTGGAAAGAAGAAACCCCAGATTTCCTTCCTCATTGTCAGGATTATGAGATCATCCCGTTCACCAATGGTCCGTTGTTAAAGACACTGTTTCTTTCTTTGATGAAGGAGGAAGTGTATTCAGACACCCGCTCACCACAGGCGGTGGATTTGTTCGAACAATTATTCTTACTCTATTTGGAACGGGCTCTCGGCGTCACCGAAGCTCTGGATATCCGATACAACCGAAGCAGGATTCTCCCCCTTTGGGAAAGCGTGACAAGCAGGATTGGGGAGCCATGGAGCGTCCCTGACCTTTGCAAGGAAGCAGGCATCAGCAGACCGCACCTTTCCCGTCTGTGTCTCGCATTGTACCAAAAGGGACCGGGAGAAATGGTCAGAAGTTTGAAAATGGATCAAGCAAAACAGCTTTTGATCAATTCCTCCATGACCATCAAGGAAATCGCCAATCTCATCGGCTACAGTTCCGCCGCCAATTTCACCACCGCATTCACCCATGTGGTTGGTATGTCCCCCAAGACATACCGAACCCACATGACGCAAAACGGCGAAAGAATGTCAGAGGTTACATCTTCTCCAGAAACGGCACCCCGATGA
- the argS gene encoding arginine--tRNA ligase encodes MLDDVRQEWKSLLETELGKMAKETVGDVQMPSLVVQTPPKPEMGDIAFPLFAFAKVFHMAPPILAGKLKERIEQQEGRPDGEMLVAGPYLNIRLDMANMADNLYTAITQLGGTYGNNDSLEGKRIMVEFSCPNTNKPLHLGHMRNDSIGSAVSAILKANGAQVKKVNLINNRGVHICKSMLAYQKFGGGETPQSTHMKGDHFVGKYYVRFATWEKEAFAAYQAAGGPLDEDAWKATPDSPDAQAQAMLEKWEKGDPEVLRLWNLMNGWTLQGLEESYRTMGISFDKYYYESDTYKLGKAEVLKGLEQGVFYREQDGSVWVDLAPIGLDKKVLLRKDGTSLYMTQDIGTAITRHKDWPFDSLIYVVASEQQYHFKVLFYVLGKLGYPWAKELHHLSYGMVNLPEGKMKSREGTVVDADDLVEQLSTLAGEEIAEKGREEEVGDVKGTSAAIALGALNYYLLQVSPERDMVFNPKESISFSGNTGPYLQYMGARISSILRKFDETKDAYTDVPFDGRLLSQAQEREMVGLLAKYPSIVAKAGATYDPSLICSYLYDLSKLFSSWYHDNPVLRASSKDLVVARVALCSMVVTVFQNAFTLIGVPFLEKM; translated from the coding sequence ATGCTTGACGATGTGAGACAGGAATGGAAATCCTTGCTGGAGACGGAACTGGGGAAAATGGCCAAGGAGACCGTGGGGGACGTTCAGATGCCTTCCTTGGTGGTGCAGACTCCTCCAAAACCGGAAATGGGGGACATCGCGTTCCCGCTGTTCGCATTCGCCAAAGTGTTTCACATGGCGCCTCCCATCCTTGCGGGAAAGCTGAAGGAACGGATCGAACAGCAGGAAGGCCGGCCTGACGGGGAGATGCTGGTCGCCGGTCCTTATCTGAACATCCGGCTGGACATGGCCAATATGGCGGACAACCTGTACACCGCCATCACCCAACTGGGCGGCACGTACGGGAATAATGACTCGTTGGAAGGCAAACGCATCATGGTGGAGTTCAGCTGCCCCAACACCAACAAGCCGCTTCATCTGGGACATATGCGCAACGATTCCATCGGCAGCGCGGTCAGCGCCATCCTGAAAGCCAACGGCGCCCAAGTGAAGAAAGTCAATTTGATCAACAACCGAGGGGTGCACATCTGCAAGTCGATGCTCGCCTACCAGAAGTTTGGTGGTGGGGAGACGCCTCAGTCCACTCATATGAAAGGCGACCACTTTGTCGGCAAGTACTATGTCCGGTTCGCCACCTGGGAGAAAGAGGCGTTCGCCGCTTACCAGGCCGCCGGCGGTCCGCTGGATGAGGACGCCTGGAAGGCAACGCCGGATTCCCCGGACGCCCAGGCGCAGGCGATGCTGGAAAAGTGGGAGAAAGGGGATCCTGAGGTCCTCCGGTTGTGGAACCTGATGAATGGCTGGACGCTGCAGGGGCTTGAGGAAAGCTACCGGACGATGGGCATCAGCTTCGACAAGTATTATTATGAATCGGACACCTACAAACTGGGCAAGGCGGAAGTGCTCAAAGGGCTGGAGCAGGGGGTGTTCTACCGGGAGCAGGATGGTTCGGTCTGGGTGGACCTTGCTCCGATCGGACTGGACAAGAAAGTGTTGCTTCGCAAAGACGGCACCTCATTGTACATGACCCAGGACATCGGAACCGCCATCACCCGGCACAAGGATTGGCCGTTTGACAGCCTGATCTACGTGGTGGCCAGCGAGCAGCAGTACCATTTCAAGGTGCTGTTCTATGTGCTGGGTAAGCTTGGCTATCCATGGGCAAAGGAACTGCATCATCTCTCCTATGGTATGGTCAACCTGCCCGAGGGGAAGATGAAGAGCAGGGAAGGCACCGTGGTCGATGCCGATGATCTGGTGGAGCAGCTTTCCACGTTGGCGGGCGAGGAGATCGCGGAGAAAGGCCGTGAAGAGGAAGTGGGGGACGTGAAGGGAACCAGCGCCGCCATCGCGTTGGGGGCGTTGAACTACTACCTGCTGCAGGTCTCTCCGGAACGGGATATGGTGTTCAATCCCAAGGAGAGCATCAGTTTCAGCGGAAACACCGGTCCATACCTGCAGTACATGGGAGCCCGTATCTCCTCCATCCTGCGTAAGTTCGACGAAACGAAGGATGCATATACGGATGTTCCGTTTGATGGAAGACTGCTTTCCCAGGCGCAGGAACGGGAGATGGTGGGATTGCTGGCCAAGTACCCATCCATCGTCGCCAAGGCAGGGGCCACCTACGATCCCTCGTTGATCTGTTCCTACCTGTACGACCTGTCCAAGCTGTTCAGTTCCTGGTACCACGACAATCCGGTGCTTCGCGCTTCGAGCAAAGACCTGGTCGTCGCCCGGGTGGCGCTGTGCAGCATGGTGGTGACGGTCTTCCAGAACGCGTTCACCCTCATCGGGGTGCCGTTTCTGGAGAAGATGTAA
- a CDS encoding biotin--[acetyl-CoA-carboxylase] ligase, whose protein sequence is MRTQERVVEYLRKKEGQFVSGEQLSRNLGVSRSAIWKAVEKLRDDGYVIQAKTHNGYRFDDRDGRLSGTKLSGLLPNLSVTVLEEVDSTNRLAKEKAASGCPDGTLIVARRQTGGRGRLGRPFSSPHGGIYLSLVLRPRWEMADALLVTSAAAVATAQAIQEETGLSCGIKWVNDLYYQNKKVVGILTEGVMDMENGRLSAVVVGIGINFCTQQQDFPPEFRSIAGSLYAGPSQVPDGVDQNRLVASLASRLLASSHHLSGRAFLEEYRKRCIVIGKDVSVFQGGMLTDQGTATGVDENAHLVLRRGDGSSLVLGTGEISIRLAQSPMNQYHQHGGETNA, encoded by the coding sequence ATGCGTACACAGGAACGGGTCGTGGAATATTTACGGAAGAAGGAAGGACAGTTCGTCTCCGGCGAACAGTTGTCCCGGAACCTTGGCGTGAGCCGGTCAGCCATCTGGAAAGCGGTGGAGAAACTGAGGGATGACGGGTATGTCATCCAGGCAAAAACCCACAACGGATATCGGTTTGATGACCGAGATGGAAGACTCTCGGGAACCAAACTGTCAGGACTGCTTCCCAACCTTTCCGTAACGGTGTTGGAAGAGGTGGACAGCACCAATCGTCTGGCAAAGGAAAAGGCGGCCTCCGGTTGTCCTGACGGCACGCTGATCGTCGCCCGAAGGCAGACCGGGGGGCGGGGCCGTCTGGGGCGTCCGTTCTCCAGTCCCCATGGCGGCATCTATCTTTCCCTTGTGCTGCGTCCCCGGTGGGAGATGGCGGACGCGCTCCTTGTCACCAGCGCGGCGGCGGTCGCCACGGCACAGGCCATCCAGGAGGAGACCGGCCTTTCCTGTGGCATCAAATGGGTCAATGACCTGTACTACCAGAACAAAAAGGTGGTGGGGATCCTCACCGAAGGAGTGATGGACATGGAGAACGGGAGACTTTCCGCCGTGGTGGTGGGGATCGGCATCAACTTCTGTACCCAGCAGCAGGATTTTCCTCCTGAGTTCCGGTCCATCGCCGGATCCCTGTATGCCGGTCCGTCCCAGGTGCCGGATGGGGTCGATCAAAACCGGCTGGTCGCTTCTTTGGCAAGCCGGCTTCTGGCCTCTTCCCACCACTTGTCCGGCCGGGCGTTCCTGGAGGAATACCGGAAGCGGTGTATCGTCATCGGAAAGGACGTGTCCGTATTCCAAGGTGGGATGCTGACCGACCAAGGGACTGCCACCGGGGTGGACGAGAACGCCCACTTGGTTTTGCGGCGTGGCGATGGTTCTTCCCTCGTGTTGGGCACCGGTGAGATTTCCATCCGTCTTGCCCAGAGCCCGATGAATCAGTATCATCAGCACGGAGGAGAAACGAATGCTTGA
- a CDS encoding biotin transporter BioY — MQTKKILVVALYCALMTVGAYIRFPLPPVPITLQTMFVLMLGLTTSWSVSLETMVLYLFLGAIGLPVFTGGGGLGALLGPTGGFLFGMAVAAPIISLIAMRPNRRGLGWDILAVVVGEMVIYAIGISYLKYQRSMEWGTAFKAGMLPFLPGDALKATVAILLAKAFRGRIEEFSSTR; from the coding sequence ATGCAGACGAAAAAGATCCTTGTGGTGGCGCTGTACTGCGCCTTGATGACGGTAGGCGCCTATATCCGTTTTCCCCTTCCTCCGGTCCCCATCACGCTTCAGACGATGTTCGTCCTGATGCTTGGGTTGACCACCAGCTGGAGCGTCTCCCTGGAGACGATGGTGTTGTATCTGTTCCTGGGAGCCATCGGGTTGCCGGTATTCACCGGCGGCGGAGGCCTGGGAGCGTTGCTCGGTCCGACCGGGGGGTTCCTGTTCGGCATGGCCGTCGCCGCTCCGATCATCTCCCTGATCGCCATGAGGCCGAACCGCAGGGGCTTGGGATGGGATATTCTGGCCGTCGTCGTCGGAGAAATGGTCATTTATGCCATCGGCATCAGCTACCTGAAGTACCAGCGGAGCATGGAATGGGGGACGGCGTTCAAAGCCGGCATGCTTCCCTTCCTGCCGGGAGACGCGTTAAAAGCGACCGTCGCTATTCTCCTGGCCAAGGCGTTCCGGGGACGGATCGAGGAATTCTCCTCGACCAGATGA
- a CDS encoding serine O-acetyltransferase, whose amino-acid sequence MSDFDSTSYADNLLSTYNRAKGQAQYYLLKRIPEMKLMRLLSKDIMELMFPGRSGDCPEDCTLDSVVRRELAEVCDILLEQIAIAYTYDKPEEDEASHRAKAKEDVIALCEALPSIRRMLKLDAVAGYEGDPAAGSVREVILSYPCMKALTIYRVAHVLYIRKVPLIPRMLTELAHAETGIDINPGAQIGESFFIDHGTGVVIGETTIIGNHVKMYQGVTLGALSFPRDACGLLIRGTKRHPTIQDNVTIYSHATILGDITIGKNAVIGAGVWIKNDVPPDTMAMLDPPKITYRDLSKRKTGQPDIS is encoded by the coding sequence ATGAGTGACTTTGACAGCACGTCCTACGCCGACAACCTGCTTTCCACGTACAACCGCGCGAAAGGACAGGCCCAGTACTATCTCCTGAAGCGCATCCCGGAAATGAAGCTGATGCGCTTGCTCTCCAAGGACATCATGGAACTGATGTTCCCCGGCAGAAGTGGAGATTGTCCGGAGGATTGTACGTTGGATTCCGTCGTCCGGAGGGAACTTGCCGAAGTCTGTGACATCCTGCTGGAACAGATTGCCATCGCGTACACCTACGACAAGCCGGAAGAAGATGAAGCCAGCCACCGGGCAAAAGCGAAAGAAGATGTCATCGCGCTGTGCGAAGCGTTGCCGTCCATCCGCAGGATGCTCAAGCTGGACGCCGTCGCAGGGTATGAAGGGGATCCCGCAGCCGGATCGGTGCGGGAGGTGATCCTCAGCTATCCATGCATGAAAGCGCTGACCATCTACCGGGTGGCACACGTCCTGTATATCCGGAAAGTCCCGTTGATCCCCCGCATGCTGACCGAACTTGCCCATGCCGAGACCGGCATCGACATCAACCCCGGCGCGCAGATCGGAGAATCATTCTTCATCGATCATGGCACCGGCGTGGTCATCGGGGAAACGACGATCATCGGCAACCATGTGAAGATGTACCAAGGCGTCACGCTGGGAGCGTTGAGCTTCCCCCGGGATGCCTGCGGACTGTTGATCCGGGGAACCAAACGGCATCCCACCATCCAGGACAACGTGACGATTTACTCCCACGCGACGATTCTGGGGGACATCACCATCGGGAAGAACGCCGTCATCGGCGCCGGGGTATGGATCAAGAATGACGTACCGCCGGACACCATGGCGATGCTCGATCCCCCGAAGATCACCTATCGGGATCTTTCCAAACGGAAAACGGGCCAGCCGGACATCAGCTGA
- a CDS encoding radical SAM protein: MHVARGRAMDLDADTVVKRALQLEEEGFHEIMLTGVNLTMYDHRGEGLGALVEKLLSRLGPDIRLRLSSMEPDHVDDRLLDTFADYRMQPHFHLPIQSASRTVLRRVNRYNDMDRIGTIIATLRKMKDDPFIAADVITGLPAEGEKEFQETYDFFQNYDFSMLHVFPFSPRPDTPLFTAKDRVPESVRDERAKILRELAERHHAAYLLRQAGRHGEVILEQRKGGYWYGTTGNYLEVKVLDAPSFSRKGDLLPIIFQEGGTTVRLDPFRSPQLMSGWPVFRLERSR; the protein is encoded by the coding sequence GTGCATGTCGCCCGGGGCAGGGCGATGGATCTGGATGCCGATACGGTGGTGAAGCGGGCGTTGCAATTGGAGGAGGAAGGGTTCCATGAGATCATGCTGACCGGGGTGAACCTGACGATGTACGATCATCGGGGCGAAGGCTTGGGCGCGTTGGTGGAAAAACTGCTCTCCCGCCTGGGACCGGACATCCGCCTGCGTCTCAGCTCAATGGAACCGGACCATGTGGACGACCGCCTGTTGGATACGTTCGCCGACTACCGGATGCAACCGCATTTTCACCTTCCGATCCAGTCTGCCAGCCGGACGGTGCTCCGCCGGGTCAACCGGTACAACGACATGGATCGGATCGGCACGATCATCGCCACCCTTCGAAAGATGAAGGATGATCCGTTCATCGCCGCCGATGTGATCACCGGACTTCCCGCCGAAGGGGAGAAGGAATTCCAGGAAACGTACGATTTCTTCCAGAACTACGATTTCTCCATGCTGCACGTCTTCCCGTTCTCTCCCCGTCCGGACACCCCATTGTTCACGGCCAAGGACCGGGTTCCCGAATCGGTGCGGGACGAACGGGCGAAAATCCTCAGGGAACTGGCAGAGCGGCACCATGCCGCCTATCTGCTTCGGCAGGCCGGCCGCCATGGGGAAGTGATTCTGGAACAGCGCAAAGGTGGGTATTGGTACGGAACGACGGGTAATTACTTGGAGGTAAAAGTCCTCGACGCACCATCGTTCTCACGAAAAGGAGATCTTCTTCCCATCATCTTCCAGGAAGGCGGCACGACAGTCCGGCTGGATCCCTTCCGTTCCCCTCAGCTGATGTCCGGCTGGCCCGTTTTCCGTTTGGAAAGATCCCGATAG